A genome region from Quadrisphaera sp. RL12-1S includes the following:
- a CDS encoding glycerophosphodiester phosphodiesterase, with amino-acid sequence MVSAHRPADLEAVRAAAALGVDFVELDVQRCRDGVLVLAHDAWVLDGRRRVLLSDLTHAELVRLRPRSTTTVAECLEVLGGRARAHVDLKLTSPPELYARPADTWEVAAVRQVVEAVGDGRAVITSDVPASVRAVRAWARAHGHEDLLVGLSLGADPPAPLWRRGLRLAVELLAPGRPLRACDATLVVANKALARLTAARWARRHDLPLLVWTVDDDRELVRWLRSGAWLVATNRPARALALR; translated from the coding sequence ATGGTCTCGGCGCACCGCCCCGCGGACCTCGAGGCGGTCCGCGCGGCAGCCGCCCTCGGCGTCGACTTCGTCGAGCTGGACGTGCAGCGCTGCCGCGACGGCGTCCTCGTCCTCGCCCACGACGCGTGGGTCCTCGACGGCCGCCGGCGCGTCCTGCTCAGCGACCTCACCCACGCCGAGCTGGTGCGCCTACGGCCCCGGTCGACGACGACGGTGGCGGAGTGCCTGGAGGTGCTCGGCGGGCGCGCCCGGGCGCACGTCGACCTCAAGCTCACCTCCCCGCCCGAGCTGTACGCCCGGCCCGCCGACACCTGGGAGGTGGCCGCCGTCCGCCAGGTGGTGGAGGCGGTGGGGGACGGCCGGGCCGTCATCACCTCCGACGTGCCCGCCTCGGTGCGCGCGGTGCGCGCCTGGGCCCGCGCGCACGGCCACGAGGACCTGCTGGTCGGGCTCTCCCTGGGGGCCGACCCGCCCGCGCCGCTGTGGCGCCGGGGTCTGCGCCTGGCGGTCGAGCTGCTCGCGCCGGGTCGTCCCCTGCGCGCCTGCGACGCCACCCTCGTGGTGGCCAACAAGGCCCTGGCCCGGCTCACCGCGGCGCGCTGGGCCCGGCGCCACGACCTCCCGCTGCTGGTGTGGACCGTCGACGACGACCGTGAGCTGGTGCGCTGGCTGCGCTCCGGCGCCTGGCTGGTCGCCACGAACCGCCCCGCCCGCGCGCTGGCCCTGCGCTGA
- a CDS encoding methyl-accepting chemotaxis protein, with product MKHLRNLRIAHKLAAGFGVVCLLLAAAVGLGITQLRTSEATVSSMSGVVVPGVQSIGEVRRAFAQSQLDLASTALAADGLAATAARQRVQEQDAALDAAWKVYLQTSPVSTAADRKSFETDLAAYRAARQPLLDASGAAGPAAFVAARDAGLTPLQGRIDSVLPRMQKAETDNAAATGALGAERYRRALVLLLGIGVLSVVAAVVVAVAVARSVTRPLAATLTVVQGLAAGRLDQRVGATSRDEIGQLAQAVDATVATLGTTIRDVVSTAAGLTSVSQELSATATQLSTGAQESSAQSQVVSAAAEEISASIGTVAAAGEQMGAAVRQIASSTADASTTAASAVTAVEGASLALQRLSSSSREIGDVVKLITTIAGQTNLLALNATIEAARAGEAGKGFAVVAGEVKDLARQTAEATDSITARVGATQADTEHAVAAIAEITAVISRIDEIQSTIAAAVEEQSATTDEVVRSVAEVSSGSREIAVNISGVAASADQSSSGASQVATTAAGVSHAAAELDRLMKVFTV from the coding sequence ATGAAGCACCTCCGCAACCTCCGCATCGCGCACAAGCTGGCCGCCGGCTTCGGCGTCGTGTGCCTCCTGCTCGCCGCCGCCGTCGGGCTCGGGATCACCCAGCTGCGCACCTCGGAGGCCACCGTGTCGTCGATGTCGGGAGTGGTCGTGCCGGGGGTCCAGAGCATCGGCGAGGTGCGCCGCGCCTTCGCCCAGTCCCAGCTGGACCTGGCCTCGACGGCGCTGGCCGCGGACGGCCTGGCCGCCACAGCCGCCCGCCAGCGGGTCCAGGAGCAGGACGCCGCCCTGGACGCCGCCTGGAAGGTGTACCTGCAGACCTCCCCGGTCTCCACCGCCGCCGACCGGAAGTCCTTCGAGACCGACCTCGCCGCCTACCGCGCGGCGCGCCAGCCGCTGCTGGACGCGTCCGGAGCCGCCGGCCCGGCGGCGTTCGTGGCCGCGCGCGACGCGGGCCTGACGCCGCTGCAGGGCCGCATCGACAGCGTCCTGCCGCGCATGCAGAAGGCGGAGACCGACAACGCCGCCGCCACCGGAGCCCTGGGCGCGGAGCGGTACCGCAGGGCCCTGGTCCTGCTGCTGGGCATCGGCGTGCTCAGCGTGGTGGCCGCCGTGGTGGTCGCCGTCGCCGTCGCCCGCTCCGTGACGAGGCCCCTAGCGGCCACGCTGACCGTGGTGCAGGGGCTCGCCGCCGGCCGCCTGGACCAGCGGGTGGGTGCCACCTCCCGCGACGAGATCGGACAGCTCGCCCAGGCCGTGGACGCCACCGTCGCCACGCTGGGGACCACCATCCGCGACGTGGTCTCCACCGCCGCCGGCCTCACCTCGGTCAGCCAGGAGCTGTCGGCCACCGCCACGCAGCTGTCCACCGGCGCGCAGGAGTCGTCCGCGCAGTCGCAGGTGGTCTCCGCGGCCGCCGAGGAGATCTCGGCCAGCATCGGCACGGTCGCCGCGGCCGGGGAGCAGATGGGGGCGGCCGTCCGGCAGATCGCCAGCTCCACCGCGGACGCCTCCACCACCGCCGCCAGCGCCGTCACCGCCGTCGAGGGCGCCTCGCTGGCGCTGCAGCGCCTGTCGTCGTCCAGCCGTGAGATCGGCGACGTCGTCAAGCTCATCACCACCATCGCCGGCCAGACCAACCTGCTGGCGCTCAACGCCACCATCGAGGCCGCCCGCGCCGGCGAGGCCGGCAAGGGCTTCGCGGTGGTGGCCGGCGAGGTGAAGGACCTCGCCCGCCAGACCGCCGAGGCCACCGACTCGATCACCGCTCGGGTGGGGGCGACGCAGGCCGACACCGAGCACGCCGTGGCCGCCATCGCTGAGATCACCGCGGTGATCTCCCGCATCGACGAGATCCAGAGCACCATCGCCGCGGCCGTGGAGGAGCAGTCGGCCACCACCGACGAGGTGGTGCGCAGCGTCGCGGAGGTCTCCAGCGGCAGCCGCGAGATCGCCGTGAACATCTCCGGGGTGGCCGCGTCCGCGGACCAGTCGTCCTCCGGCGCCTCCCAGGTGGCGACCACGGCCGCCGGGGTCTCCCACGCCGCGGCGGAGCTGGACCGGCTCATGAAGGTCTTCACCGTCTGA
- a CDS encoding PHP domain-containing protein: MTLSGWPADDHVHSQFSWDAADGDLEATCARAVELGLPAVSFTEHLDVGAWQAPPGGWAWRGTVRGSTDGHGRFMSEPLQVQAYAEEVERCRHLFPDLRIRWGVELSEGHRHPVACAEVVGWGFERVVGSLHALADLDHPGQVVEMRGALAQRGVLGTVVAYLDEAAEMAASDAPFDVLGHLDYPLRYWPADAGPVPWAELEERVRHVLSVLAGSGRALEVNTSRPLELVVVRWWREAGGQAVSFGSDAHRPDDLAQRWREVAEAVASAGFRPAADPTALWGRA, from the coding sequence GTGACGCTCAGCGGCTGGCCGGCGGACGACCACGTGCACTCGCAGTTCTCCTGGGACGCCGCCGACGGCGACCTGGAGGCCACCTGCGCGCGGGCGGTGGAGCTGGGGCTGCCGGCGGTCTCCTTCACCGAGCACCTCGACGTGGGTGCCTGGCAGGCGCCGCCGGGCGGCTGGGCCTGGAGGGGAACCGTCCGCGGGAGCACGGACGGGCACGGCCGCTTCATGTCCGAGCCGCTCCAGGTGCAGGCCTACGCCGAGGAGGTCGAGCGCTGCCGGCACCTGTTCCCCGACCTGCGGATCCGCTGGGGCGTCGAGCTCAGCGAGGGACACCGCCACCCCGTCGCCTGCGCCGAGGTGGTGGGCTGGGGCTTCGAGCGCGTGGTCGGCTCGCTGCACGCGCTGGCCGACCTCGACCACCCCGGACAGGTGGTGGAGATGCGCGGCGCCCTGGCGCAGCGGGGCGTGCTCGGCACCGTCGTCGCCTACCTCGACGAGGCGGCCGAGATGGCCGCCAGCGACGCGCCGTTCGACGTGCTCGGGCACCTGGACTACCCGCTGCGGTACTGGCCCGCCGACGCCGGCCCCGTGCCGTGGGCGGAGCTGGAGGAACGGGTCCGCCACGTCCTGTCGGTGCTCGCCGGCTCCGGCCGGGCGCTGGAGGTCAACACCTCCCGCCCGCTGGAGCTGGTGGTGGTGCGCTGGTGGCGCGAGGCGGGCGGCCAGGCCGTCTCGTTCGGCAGCGACGCGCACCGGCCGGACGACCTGGCGCAGCGGTGGCGGGAGGTCGCCGAGGCGGTGGCGTCGGCCGGGTTCCGGCCAGCGGCGGACCCCACCGCCCTGTGGGGGCGCGCCTGA
- a CDS encoding serine hydrolase domain-containing protein, whose protein sequence is MSSAAELLPRARPSAVGVPSRAVLMLLDRLEELGVECHSLVVVRRGRVVAEGWWTPYAPERPHLLYSLTKSFTATAVGLAVQDGLLHLEDRVVDLLPDSVPAAASPRARRLTVRHLLTMTAGHAADSLEDAWALEPADLARGFLRVPFDEEPGSRHVYDNATTYVLARLVERVTGTSLPELLDQRLFRPMGVRRAEWDRLESGEVFGFHGLHLTTEAVAAFGELLLREGRWGGQELVAADWIRAATSCQVPTVQPAEDPLAVDSGCGYGYQFWKSRSGFRGYGAYEQLCLVYPEHDLVVAMTAGDGPSGAAPGAVHDCLLPQLDAPVDHEDDDERALHLRLAELAFPVACGSGPDGRSVVAGVDATPRGSALTEGTTVEIHPEGSGWGVRLGRSTTVLVGHGRWSESAPLGRPVVASGAWHGGTWSADLFVITSPHRVRLTVDAERGTATAVWNTVPLTSPDLLAHVTDPLVTRRGVS, encoded by the coding sequence GTGTCGAGCGCCGCGGAACTGCTCCCCCGGGCACGGCCGTCCGCCGTGGGGGTCCCCTCCAGGGCGGTGCTCATGCTCCTCGACCGGCTCGAGGAGCTGGGGGTGGAGTGCCACTCGCTCGTGGTGGTACGCCGCGGGCGGGTCGTGGCTGAGGGTTGGTGGACCCCCTACGCACCGGAGCGCCCCCACCTCCTGTACTCGCTCACCAAGTCCTTCACCGCCACCGCGGTGGGGCTCGCGGTGCAGGACGGGCTGCTCCACCTGGAGGACCGAGTGGTGGACCTCCTGCCCGACAGCGTCCCGGCCGCAGCCTCCCCACGAGCGCGGCGACTCACCGTGCGCCACCTCCTGACGATGACTGCCGGTCATGCCGCGGACAGCCTCGAGGATGCGTGGGCCCTCGAGCCGGCAGACCTCGCGCGCGGTTTCCTCCGTGTGCCCTTCGACGAGGAGCCCGGCTCCCGCCACGTGTACGACAACGCGACGACCTACGTGCTCGCGCGCCTGGTGGAACGGGTCACGGGAACGTCCCTCCCGGAGCTCCTGGACCAGCGCCTGTTCCGGCCGATGGGCGTCAGACGGGCCGAGTGGGACCGGCTCGAGAGCGGAGAGGTTTTCGGCTTCCACGGGCTGCACCTGACGACGGAAGCCGTGGCGGCGTTCGGCGAGCTCCTGCTCCGGGAAGGACGCTGGGGAGGGCAGGAGCTGGTGGCCGCCGACTGGATCCGAGCCGCGACCTCCTGCCAGGTGCCCACGGTGCAGCCAGCGGAGGACCCGCTGGCGGTCGACTCCGGGTGCGGGTACGGGTACCAGTTCTGGAAGTCTCGCAGCGGCTTCCGCGGCTACGGGGCCTACGAGCAGCTGTGCCTGGTCTACCCCGAGCACGACCTCGTCGTCGCCATGACCGCAGGTGACGGCCCGAGCGGAGCAGCGCCGGGCGCGGTGCACGACTGCCTGCTCCCCCAGCTCGACGCACCCGTCGACCACGAGGACGACGACGAGCGGGCGCTGCACCTCCGTCTGGCTGAGCTGGCGTTCCCCGTGGCCTGCGGGTCAGGTCCGGACGGGCGCAGCGTCGTCGCCGGGGTCGACGCCACGCCACGGGGCTCGGCGCTCACGGAGGGGACGACCGTGGAGATCCACCCCGAGGGCAGCGGGTGGGGGGTGCGCCTCGGCCGGTCCACGACGGTGCTCGTCGGGCACGGCCGGTGGAGCGAGAGCGCACCTCTGGGGCGCCCGGTGGTCGCCTCCGGCGCGTGGCACGGCGGCACCTGGAGCGCGGATCTCTTCGTCATCACGAGCCCGCACCGCGTGCGGCTCACCGTCGACGCCGAACGGGGGACGGCCACCGCGGTGTGGAACACCGTTCCGCTGACCAGCCCCGATCTCCTCGCCCACGTGACGGATCCGCTGGTGACGCGGCGCGGCGTCTCGTGA
- a CDS encoding HAD family hydrolase has translation MRCEGLLLDVYGTVLHDDDDVLAPICARVAFLARETLAAAAEALGSRRAVEEAGSLVERLHSFWRSPPAFADALAFLREVRVPVCLVSNIDTDDLVAALLAHGIEVQAVVTSEDARAYKPRPEPFEMGLRALGLAPQDVLHVGDSLTSDVAGAAALGIRTVWVDRRGRDLPEGARPTHTAAHLGELLSLLEV, from the coding sequence GTGCGGTGCGAGGGCCTGCTCCTGGACGTCTACGGGACGGTCCTCCACGATGACGACGACGTGCTCGCGCCGATCTGCGCCCGCGTGGCCTTCCTCGCCCGCGAGACCCTCGCGGCGGCGGCGGAGGCCCTCGGCTCGCGACGCGCAGTCGAGGAGGCCGGCTCCCTCGTCGAGCGGCTGCACTCCTTCTGGCGGAGCCCACCCGCCTTCGCCGATGCCCTGGCGTTCCTGCGCGAGGTCCGCGTCCCCGTGTGCCTGGTGTCGAACATCGACACCGACGACCTGGTCGCCGCGCTCCTCGCACACGGCATCGAGGTGCAGGCCGTCGTCACGAGCGAGGACGCCCGCGCCTACAAGCCCCGACCGGAGCCCTTCGAGATGGGGCTGCGGGCGCTGGGCCTGGCGCCTCAGGATGTTCTGCACGTCGGTGACTCGCTGACCTCCGATGTCGCCGGCGCGGCCGCCCTCGGCATCCGCACGGTCTGGGTGGACCGCCGGGGCCGTGACCTGCCGGAGGGAGCCAGACCGACGCACACCGCGGCGCACCTGGGCGAGCTGCTCAGCCTCCTGGAGGTGTGA
- a CDS encoding NtaA/DmoA family FMN-dependent monooxygenase (This protein belongs to a clade of FMN-dependent monooxygenases, within a broader family of flavin-dependent oxidoreductases, the luciferase-like monooxygenase (LMM) family, some of whose members use coenzyme F420 rather than FMN.), producing MSKPLVVALYEQASVGCGGAPGLWTHPADDRVGVNSLDRWRHVATTSQQAGLHALFLADVLGLYDVYEGSLDAAVGEAVEAPANDPFAYVPALAEVARDLAFVVTASTTYEHPFSLARRFATLDHLTGGRTGWNVVTSYLESAARSFGLDQQLAHADRYGRADEFLHVTHQLWEESWDDDAVVADKAGATWARPGSVRALHHDGEHFRVHGPALTSPSPQRTPTLFQAGWSPRGREFGARHGEVLLLPMADPLKIRSGLDDVRARAAALGRDADDLRALALARVVVGRTEAEAQAKYDDLQSTYRLRAQLVSYSGDTGIDISRYADDEPLSTTTNGLSSYVLKAGPGSPPLTAGEVRQRFSSVARGGDLFFVGTPDQVADAMGEHAAAASLDGYILNPLLSPGTLEDFAELAVPALAARGLYDPAVKTGTLRSRIFGAGRDRLPATYPALRPR from the coding sequence ATGAGCAAGCCCCTCGTCGTCGCCCTCTACGAGCAGGCCAGCGTCGGCTGCGGCGGCGCCCCCGGCCTGTGGACCCACCCCGCCGACGACCGCGTGGGCGTCAACAGCCTCGACCGCTGGCGCCACGTGGCCACCACGTCGCAGCAGGCGGGGCTGCACGCCCTCTTCCTCGCCGACGTGCTCGGCCTCTACGACGTGTACGAGGGCTCCCTCGACGCCGCCGTGGGGGAGGCCGTCGAGGCCCCCGCCAACGACCCCTTCGCCTACGTGCCCGCGCTCGCCGAGGTGGCGCGCGACCTCGCCTTCGTGGTGACGGCCTCCACCACCTACGAGCACCCGTTCTCCCTGGCCCGGCGCTTCGCCACGCTCGACCACCTCACCGGTGGCCGCACCGGCTGGAACGTCGTCACCAGCTACCTCGAGAGCGCCGCCCGCAGCTTCGGCCTGGACCAGCAGCTGGCCCACGCCGACCGGTACGGCCGCGCCGACGAGTTCCTCCACGTCACCCACCAGCTGTGGGAGGAGAGCTGGGACGACGACGCCGTGGTGGCCGACAAGGCCGGCGCCACCTGGGCCCGGCCGGGCTCCGTGCGGGCGCTGCACCACGACGGCGAGCACTTCCGCGTCCACGGCCCGGCGCTGACCTCACCGTCGCCGCAGCGCACGCCCACCCTGTTCCAGGCCGGCTGGTCGCCGCGCGGCAGGGAGTTCGGCGCCCGGCACGGCGAGGTGCTGCTGCTGCCCATGGCCGACCCGTTGAAGATCCGCTCTGGTCTCGACGACGTCCGGGCCCGCGCCGCTGCGCTCGGCCGGGACGCCGACGACCTGCGCGCCCTCGCCCTGGCTCGTGTGGTGGTCGGTCGGACCGAGGCTGAGGCGCAGGCCAAGTACGACGACCTGCAGAGCACCTACCGCCTGCGCGCCCAGCTGGTCTCCTACTCCGGCGACACCGGCATCGACATCTCCCGGTACGCCGACGACGAGCCGCTCAGCACCACCACCAACGGCCTGTCCAGCTACGTGCTCAAGGCCGGACCGGGCTCCCCGCCGCTGACCGCCGGCGAGGTGCGCCAGCGCTTCTCCTCGGTGGCGCGCGGCGGCGACCTCTTCTTCGTCGGCACCCCCGACCAGGTGGCCGACGCCATGGGCGAGCACGCCGCGGCGGCCAGCCTCGACGGCTACATCCTCAACCCGCTGCTCAGCCCCGGGACGCTGGAGGACTTCGCCGAGCTGGCCGTGCCGGCCCTGGCCGCGCGGGGCCTGTACGACCCGGCCGTGAAGACCGGCACGCTGCGCTCGCGGATCTTCGGCGCCGGCCGCGACCGCCTGCCGGCGACCTACCCGGCGCTGCGGCCGCGCTGA
- a CDS encoding amino acid permease, whose protein sequence is MPEAADLHRGLKTRHLVMIALGGVIGSGLFISSGYTIYQAGPLGAVIAYVIGALVAWQLMTCLGELAVQMPESGGFHVYAHRILGPGTGFTTAWLYWLCWVAAIGSELTASGLLMQRWFPGVPVWVWCAVFAALLLAVNLAPVRLYGDTESLLAGVKVTAVVVFIVVGALAIVGISASGAPAPLLSNFVTPDGLLPAGIGGVLVAVLAVFYAFSGTELIAIAAGETDDPARVVPKAVRTTMVRLVVFFIGAIVVMAALVPYAQLGSADESVESSPFVTVFAASGIPYAADVIAVVIITALMSAGVSGLYACSRLLRSLALAGDLPKAFARTDRRGIPALAVVVSLAGGLVSLVSSYVAAGTVYVVLVSVAGFAVVAVWAVIALAQLVQRRRLRAAGVDPASLPYHSRWYPFAPLFVLVACAVSVVASLFDGAQRTATIIGVVFTAACYLVHRLRRGASSSSAEKVPA, encoded by the coding sequence GTGCCGGAGGCAGCGGACCTGCACCGCGGCCTGAAGACCCGGCACCTGGTGATGATCGCCCTCGGCGGCGTCATCGGGTCCGGGCTGTTCATCTCGTCGGGCTACACGATCTACCAGGCGGGTCCACTGGGCGCCGTCATCGCGTACGTCATCGGCGCCCTCGTGGCGTGGCAGCTCATGACGTGCCTCGGAGAGCTGGCCGTGCAGATGCCGGAGTCCGGTGGCTTCCACGTCTACGCCCACCGCATCCTCGGGCCCGGCACGGGCTTCACGACGGCGTGGCTGTACTGGCTGTGCTGGGTGGCCGCCATCGGCTCGGAGCTGACCGCGTCGGGCCTGCTCATGCAGCGCTGGTTCCCCGGGGTGCCGGTCTGGGTGTGGTGCGCGGTGTTCGCGGCGCTGCTGCTGGCGGTCAACCTCGCGCCGGTGCGCCTGTACGGGGACACCGAGAGCCTGCTCGCGGGCGTCAAGGTGACCGCCGTCGTCGTCTTCATCGTGGTGGGGGCGCTCGCGATCGTCGGGATCAGCGCCTCCGGGGCGCCCGCACCGCTGCTGTCGAACTTCGTCACGCCCGACGGGCTGCTGCCCGCCGGCATCGGCGGCGTGCTGGTGGCGGTGCTCGCGGTGTTCTACGCCTTCTCCGGCACCGAGCTCATCGCCATCGCCGCGGGCGAGACCGACGACCCGGCCCGCGTGGTCCCCAAGGCCGTCCGCACCACGATGGTCAGGCTGGTCGTCTTCTTCATCGGCGCGATCGTCGTCATGGCCGCGCTCGTGCCGTACGCGCAGCTGGGCAGCGCCGACGAGTCCGTCGAGAGCAGCCCGTTCGTCACCGTCTTCGCCGCCTCCGGCATCCCGTACGCCGCTGACGTCATCGCCGTCGTCATCATCACCGCGCTCATGTCCGCCGGGGTGTCCGGGCTGTACGCCTGCTCCCGGCTGCTGCGCTCGCTGGCCCTCGCCGGTGACCTGCCGAAGGCCTTCGCCCGCACCGACCGGCGGGGCATCCCCGCGCTGGCGGTGGTCGTCAGCCTCGCCGGTGGCCTGGTGTCGCTGGTGAGCTCGTACGTCGCGGCGGGCACCGTGTACGTGGTCCTCGTGTCGGTCGCGGGCTTCGCCGTGGTGGCGGTGTGGGCGGTCATCGCGCTCGCGCAGCTCGTGCAGCGCCGGCGTCTACGGGCGGCCGGGGTCGACCCGGCCTCCCTGCCGTACCACTCGCGCTGGTACCCGTTCGCGCCGCTGTTCGTGCTGGTGGCGTGCGCCGTCTCGGTCGTCGCGTCCCTGTTCGACGGGGCGCAGCGGACCGCGACGATCATCGGCGTCGTCTTCACCGCCGCCTGCTACCTCGTGCACCGCCTGCGCCGCGGTGCGTCCTCGTCCAGCGCAGAGAAGGTCCCCGCATGA
- a CDS encoding GNAT family N-acetyltransferase, which translates to MGAEDGALWLRAWEPADAPVVAGLLDLDADPLWVAQCHALHGPPRDGERWRRTLVAVMGDRDGRVVGAATVARNWVHPGQYSCAVDVHRAWRRQGVGRRLLDGVREVRPETLPLMSKLRPSNAAAMGFLAAAGGGVRQRSPGQVVDVDDHRVLAWAERHRAAAAHSGFPGLQTESLDRLDAEQLAQAFAEQYLWVHASWSPVPTGAPRRALESVAAATAAEADRGCSSGVWWNGRLIAMVLVFPAEVGWEVVAETVVRDVAAAGVPPQLTGVDVLRGALARTIAEVAGRGGGLLELDGHVDDPHLQSALDGLPLAQLRPLLLVQAP; encoded by the coding sequence GTGGGAGCCGAGGACGGAGCGTTGTGGTTGCGCGCTTGGGAACCCGCTGACGCCCCCGTCGTCGCCGGCCTGCTTGACCTCGACGCCGACCCACTGTGGGTTGCTCAGTGCCACGCGCTGCACGGGCCACCGCGCGACGGCGAGCGATGGCGCCGCACGCTGGTCGCCGTCATGGGGGATCGGGACGGGAGGGTCGTGGGGGCGGCGACCGTGGCGCGCAACTGGGTCCACCCGGGCCAGTACTCCTGCGCAGTCGACGTCCACCGCGCCTGGCGCCGCCAGGGGGTTGGGCGACGGCTGCTGGACGGCGTACGCGAGGTGCGGCCCGAGACACTGCCGCTCATGAGCAAGCTGCGCCCGTCGAACGCTGCGGCCATGGGATTCCTCGCCGCGGCCGGAGGTGGCGTTCGCCAGCGCAGCCCAGGGCAGGTTGTCGACGTTGATGATCATCGCGTGCTCGCCTGGGCCGAGCGGCACAGGGCAGCAGCGGCGCACAGCGGTTTCCCTGGATTGCAGACCGAGTCACTGGACAGGCTGGACGCCGAGCAGCTGGCGCAGGCCTTCGCCGAGCAGTACCTGTGGGTGCACGCTTCGTGGTCGCCGGTCCCGACCGGGGCACCTCGGCGCGCGCTGGAATCGGTCGCCGCCGCGACAGCGGCGGAAGCGGACCGGGGGTGCAGCTCAGGAGTCTGGTGGAACGGTCGCCTCATCGCGATGGTGCTGGTCTTCCCAGCTGAGGTCGGGTGGGAGGTCGTCGCGGAGACGGTGGTGCGTGATGTCGCGGCGGCCGGCGTCCCGCCTCAGCTGACTGGGGTGGATGTGCTGCGCGGTGCCTTGGCTCGGACCATTGCTGAGGTCGCCGGTCGGGGCGGGGGCCTGCTCGAGCTGGACGGTCACGTGGACGACCCCCACCTGCAGTCTGCGCTCGACGGACTGCCGCTTGCGCAGCTCCGACCGTTGCTGCTGGTGCAAGCCCCGTGA
- a CDS encoding WapI family immunity protein: MRLGEPGGDVLDLQVVGYEFALRELGTELDEWDVNWLVIAGRVQLADGRTWRFRDPALLAGEAAELLSWLQDDVRLSPPMVADVVGTSGSDWPREADATGRHWLSFIEPTLAFATVRDEGEARLLVGLALECAEPAVDEAADEPGWSVISVPWSYETAQRAAVEWARQVQAYPPRA; encoded by the coding sequence GTGCGACTTGGCGAACCCGGCGGCGACGTCCTCGACCTCCAAGTGGTCGGCTACGAGTTCGCCTTGCGCGAGCTGGGGACCGAGCTTGATGAGTGGGACGTCAACTGGCTCGTGATCGCCGGGCGCGTGCAGCTGGCCGATGGCAGGACGTGGCGGTTCCGCGATCCGGCGCTGCTCGCCGGCGAAGCCGCGGAGCTGCTGAGTTGGCTACAGGACGACGTGCGCCTGTCGCCGCCTATGGTCGCTGACGTCGTCGGCACTTCAGGCAGCGACTGGCCGCGGGAAGCCGACGCAACGGGTAGGCACTGGCTGTCCTTCATCGAGCCGACCCTGGCCTTCGCGACGGTCCGAGATGAGGGTGAGGCGCGCTTGTTGGTCGGCTTGGCGCTGGAGTGTGCCGAGCCGGCCGTGGACGAGGCGGCGGACGAGCCTGGCTGGTCAGTGATAAGTGTGCCCTGGTCGTACGAGACGGCTCAGCGTGCTGCTGTGGAGTGGGCGCGACAAGTACAGGCCTACCCGCCGCGCGCGTAG
- a CDS encoding MmyB family transcriptional regulator — protein MLVAAGRCGAAALRYVRSLAGLPPSSSSSAAAQDDDGGAAALQRLLDALRDSPAFALDGHWNVVGWNADQEQLYPASPGARRSAATSAPRPHRPRGARTADRWPEFADGWGRHDVGGLVTRERVFHRPSWGCVR, from the coding sequence GTGCTCGTCGCCGCTGGCCGCTGCGGCGCTGCGGCGCTGCGGTACGTGCGCTCCCTCGCCGGGCTGCCACCCTCGTCGTCGTCCTCCGCAGCAGCTCAGGACGACGACGGCGGAGCCGCCGCCCTGCAGCGCCTGCTCGACGCCCTGCGCGACAGCCCCGCCTTCGCCCTGGACGGGCACTGGAACGTCGTCGGGTGGAACGCCGACCAGGAGCAGCTGTACCCGGCATCGCCCGGAGCTCGCCGGAGCGCCGCAACCTCTGCGCCTCGTCCTCACCGACCCCGGGGTGCGCGCACGGCTGACCGCTGGCCGGAGTTCGCCGACGGGTGGGGCCGGCACGACGTCGGCGGGCTCGTCACCCGCGAGCGCGTCTTCCACCGCCCGAGCTGGGGCTGCGTCCGGTAG